TCTAGCATGCAAATCACAGCCTTTGCTTATTCCACAATGTGTGCTGTGGCATACGAAGATGTGGAAACGTGACCCTCAGTGCAATATTGTTCTGTGTAACAATACAGTAGTTATTTGTTCTTGAACTTGATTCAAGGAATCCTCCTTAGTAAGAGAAGAAATGGCACCAATGGTCACTACCTGGTGAAATCAGGAGTGCCCGGTTGGTTCCCTTGATCAGAGCCTTGAGTGGCAATGGTTAGGAACTGTGGATTCCATTCcattcaaagagaaataaaagattgCTCTTGGTTGCCTTTATTCTACAAGACcttttgaatggaaaaaagaagcacaggagacaaaaatacttctgggccagagaaataattaaaaactacCTTTCTATACGACTTTACACATTTCTATACAAAAAGTAGTCATTGATAGGGCTTGCCATGAACACTGCTTACTCTCTGAGCTAGTCTTTTTTTCATAGGACACttaatgcttttctgtgctctgtttctAGGTGTAGTAACGCTGCCCTTGCCAATGCCAGAAAAAAGTATGGTAGGTATCTGTGCTGCTGGTAGAGAGGGTCCAAAAATAAGCACCATGGGGGCTGCGATGCTGTGAATGTCTCACGCATGCCTAACCTGACCCCATAGCTCCCTCATGGGACAGTCCGAACCAGCTCAGCCTTTGCCTCTGGGCTGCTCAGCTCATTTACACAGCTGTAATAGCAGAGGTGGGGTGGAAGGAAATCAAAGAACGGAGGGGGATGATGATAATTTTGTGTCGTTTTCAGCGAAGGCCACCACCACCTGTTCCTCCAGCTGAGGAAAATGACAATGAAGAGGAGGAGATAGTGGTTGCGATGTATGACTTCCAGCCCACAGAACGTCATGATTTAAGGTTAGATAAAGGTGAAGAATATACAGTAATCGAGAAGAATGACATTCACTGGTGGAAGGCAAGAGACAAACATGGGTAAACATgagtttcttatttttccttatgaTGTTATTTAGGCTATTTTCATGTTCTAATAGTTTATATTGATTGTGTGTTAACAAATTGCTGAAATTTGCACCAATTCTTTATTCCCACATAGaatccaatttaaaaaaagtaattctcAATAGACTGTGGagactgatcacagaatcacagaatggccagggttggaagggacctcaaggaccatgaatctccaacccccctgccacatgcagggccaccaacctccccttttaatgctagaccaggctgcccagggccccatccagtctggccttgaacacctctagggatggggcatccaccagctgtctgggcagcctgttccagcacctcaccactgtctCTGTAAACTTCccccgacatccaacctaaatctcttctCCCTctacttaaaaccatttccccttgtcctgcagttatctgaTGCAGAACTGTAAGCTTTTACAGTGATATCTCCTGTCAGACTCTATGGTTTCTGAGTCATAGTGTCAGCAGGCTGCAAAACCTGATTTGACTGGTCTGGTATTCCTGGTTTTAGGCAATAGGTCATTTGGGAGAATTGTGATTGATGTTCAGATCAACAGGCTCTGAGTTCCAAGCTTGAATGATCATTACCTTATTTAAAAGTGAATCATTAAGGGTGATCTTtgagagagctgagagctgcagtgagATGCCTTAATGACCACAATGTCTCGACTTCAGTTCTCCTgtgtttcacttttaaaatcagGTGAAAAGATTTAAACTAACGAAACTGCAATATTGATCAAGTCAATGTTGTGAGCAGTGAAGGGTAACTGTGAGTTAATAGAtacagcagggctgctgtggcaGTCTCCAGTGACCAACTGCAACCTCTGACCACAGAACCAGAGGGTCActtgtttcctttcctctcctcttggCTTTGTTGCACATTTCTGCTGACTATGTAACTCTTTAGGTGCAGCAAAGGCTGATGTGGAAATTCGTTACTCAGTAATGAGTAGCACATTGGATagctcagtaaaaaaaaagaagaatgactGCTAGTGACCTCTGGTAATAGCAGAATTAATGCTGTCTTCTGGGCATGTAACTTTGCATCTTTTTGCTCAGAGTATGTATTATATATTCTTTTAGGCATGAAGGATATATTCCAAGCAACTACGTAACAGGAAAGAAGTCCAACAACCTTGATCAATATGAGTAAGTGAACATTCTAATTAAAATGTGGaatatcataaaataaaagctatgcTTTAAGAAttacaatgcatttttttatgttttgaaatatttttataagcatTGAAAATAGTGCTATTTACCGTAGCacctaattattttaaatatgcatatatatgttcTGATTCTCCTTGCTGATTTTTTGATGTGATGTATAAAGTAGACTCAAGACAGAGATGGTCATCAGGCAAGTAGTTTCTAGAAGATTactataaaaagtaaaaaaacaaaaaaacaaaaaataaaccaaaccaCAAAACTCTCAGAATTTCCTGGTTGTCAGAAGGAGATATTAAAGgaaattttttcattttaaatgtactGAATGTCTGAATGTGTTTTAACATTAAAATGTTATCCCTATCCAGGATGTGGCAGGAAGAtagaggagaaaacagcagaaattgtACAAAGTAAACATAACATCAGATATTTTGAATGGAAGCTCTCATTTTCAACAAAGTATTTCACTTGGGGCATTTGAAGTCTCAGTGTATTCGTGCAATTTATCAGCTGTGAAAGTATAGAgaggtttttttaaatatttttatttttccaatttaattATGAAGTAGATATTTAGGAGCACCAGGATAAAATTGGAGACTGATCTCCAAGTCTGTTGTTCCTGAAGGTACTGAATAACAGCTGGCAGTCAGCTTGGCAGATGATGGGGCCATGTGCAGGTAGCTGCTTCAGGGCCACCGTGAGGCTGCTGGCCCGCTTTAGGAAATGTTTTGCTCAAAAATTAGTCAAATTTCCTGCACCTTATTGGTTTATGTGAGATCTCTCTGGATTTATTTCAAGGCATTTTTATGGGTAAACTCTACAATGTAATAAGgactggttttttgttttgttttgttttgttttttacatttacTCAGGTACAGTTCTTGGCCGTTGGTATCAAAAAACTATCGAAATGATAACTTTACAATACTTGATTTTAAGCCTTTTACATAAATCAAATGTCGCGGAGAACTTTTGGTTAGGTGCTGATGTTGTGTTGCAGGTGGTACAGCAGGAACCTGAACCgcagcaaggcagagcagctccttAGAAATGAGGTATGGCAGCCTTGTGTACAAACCACAGCATTTACTTAAACCTATTTAAGctaacatttcattttggcaTGTGCAAATTACAGAACAATTACGAAGGACATGCAGCTTAAAGTTATTTGTGGTATGAAACTGTCAATTTGTTTGCAATTTAGGACAAAGAAGGTGGTTTTGTGGTGAGAGATTCAAGTCAGCCTGGCCTGTATACGGTTTCCCTTTATACAAAATTTGGAGGGTAAGTTTCTGTGTCCACCCTGCATACATTACCTTGCCTGAATTTGTGTGCACGTACACTGAAACTCTTGGCCTGGAGGCAAGGTCGGGAGAAAGCTCAGCAAAGAGGGGAGGGCTGCCAGTTAGAAAACATGGGTTGACATAATACCAGCTTCTTGACTATATGCTTAGGCCTCCTTGGTTTTAATCTAGTGTAGATCTGACCTGCCACTAAAAGAAGGAGGCTCTGACATGCTTTTGAGTCTTCTCCTTTGTGCCAGCCTATGTGCTCACGAGGGGAGCTGCGTTGAGGAGCAAGCCAAACTGAGAATTAATTCGTGTGGTTAATCTTCAACAAATgatattgttttatttccttttttcagagAAGGTTCATCAGGAATAAGGCACTACCATATAAAAGAAACAGTGACATCACCAAAGCAATACTACCTTGCAGAAAAACATCTCTTTAACTCCATTCCAGAAATAATTGAGTATCACAGACATAATGCAGCAGGTAGATGGACTGAAATTTTCCTGTCGTTATGGGCTGTTTTGATAAGGAATCTTTCAATGAAGGCTTTTAGAATTTTGTAGATCTTAAGTATAGAAGACTGCACTAAActgcatttcacattttttcaatGTATGTAATCATTTGAAAGattgtgtgcatatatatatgtgtttgtgtgtatatatatatatatatatatatatatatatatacacataaataatGTGTATATAGCTTTATGTAATTTGTATTTATACCCACACCTGCTTGCTATTCCTATTATCAGCTGAGTGTAGTGGCTAGAGACCAGGGCTGAGCTTCTGGTTTTATGAGGACAAgtggtgttttctttccatcagtACTTTATTTAACACTGTATACGTTGCTCTTTTGCCATTTCTATTTGCTTGTTGTACAGTGAGCAATATCCTTTTTCCCAGCTGATGtccaaacacagaacaaaacaaaaatgtgacaaaattaatttttgacAGTTCTAGTGCTATTCAGTGCACTCTGATCCACAGCATAACAGAAGAACAGGTTTATtggattagaaaaaaaaaaaaagcattcattttgtcTTGTTTCTAATGCTGGTCTTTAGCCCAGAACAGAGAGGTAGGGATAGTACTTCTTTAAAGTACTTTCCAGGTACTTACTAGGTGTTTACTAGTGGGTCACAACAacttaaaatgataaaaaggaAGTAGAAAACACATGTGGCTAACAGcattttttcaggaaagaagTGTGAAACCGGAGGGGTTTGTATGTGCAAAATAGAAATGATCAAAAGTAACATTGTGAATATGCATTTTGGGCAGTCTTTCTGATCTGGTTTAGGAAAGAGATGGTCTCTGCTCAGTCTTTGCTGGTGCTGGCATAATTGTAATGCACAAATATTTATGTCTCTCTCTTAACAGTAATGCGGATGCAGCAAGTTAGATTCAGTGAGTGCTCTTGTGTGCTCTTGTAGCCACTTTGAATAGTCAAAGCAATGAGTTAGCAGAGAACGTGGTCAAAACTGTGTATGAGCTTATGAGTCAGTGTTGTAGTCTGCAGTGAACAAATGGCTTATTTGCTACCTGGcactatttcagaaataaacagtCTCTCTTGAATTACCTTTGATCATCAGGTCTTGTTACCAGGCTGCGTTACCCTGTGACCCCAAAGAAGACAACAGCACCAACAACTGCAGGATTCAGCTATGGTAATTGCATTGTATTTATCTTACATACCTTTTCTGATGATTTTATATGTATAAGCAGCCATGATAGTTTCTAAAAATTTTGGAAGTTTTGTACTATCATTGTCTATTCTCACTAACTAGCGGGTTTAAATTGTACGTTACACCACTGCACAGGGAATTGCCATGGAAAGGCTCCAGAGCCAGTAGCATGTGTGGTGCCAAGGGGCACTGTGTACAGAAACAGAGCCTGTTCAGTATCTTCCTCCATGTTTTTGTGGACACCTTGGGTTCTGCCTTATTAAAGAGCTGTGCCTTTGCCTGCTTAATAAGCCTTCAGACTTCATACTCAAACTTGTTCCTTTGATCTTTACAGAGGTGgatttgttaatttgttttttaatgtttttagtGGTCTGTTTTTAACCACAGCAGACCAAGTGACGTGATCAGCTTCTATGCGTTGGCAGAGCTTCGTATGATGGGAGCGTGTTGAATCAAGTCTAATAATATCCATATTTATTTGTTGGCTCCAGGAAATTTTGATTTTCACCTTCTGTGTTTGTCAACAGCTGTGTCtagatgaaaaaatatatattttcttggTGATATGGATGTACTACATTTTTGTGTTAATTCTAAAAAGTTTTCTCCCTAATTTTCTAGGAAGagtttcccttcctcttctctaCCAGTTCAGCACATATCCTAAAATAACAGTCAGTGATTCTTGCTCGTTTTGATTtacagaaaaatgggaaattaaTCCATCAGAGCTGACTTTCATGAGGGAACTGGGGAGCGGCCTGTTTGGAGTAGTGCGCCTTGGGAAATGGAGAGCGCAGTACAAAGTGGCCATCAAAGCGATTCGGGAGGGCGCGATGTATGAGGAGGATTTTATTGAGGAAGCCAAAGTCATGATGTGAGTTGCTACACAGTGCTTGGGACCTTTATTTTTGGTCTCTGATAGCATATACTGGAAAAATTGCTTTAGGCAGGTGTGTTTTGGCAGTACTGAGAGGTGGAAAGCAATAATGATTCCAATCTTTTCAGGAAACTAACACATCCTAAGTTAGTTCAGCTGTATGGTGTGTGCACACAACAGAGACCCATCTACATTGTAACCGAGTTCATGGAGCATGGCTGCCTTCTGAATTTCCTAAGACAAAAACGTGGGGTTTTGAGTAAAGATGTCCTGCTCACGATGTGCCAAGATGTCTGTGAGGGAATGGAATACCTGGAGAGGAACAGCTTTATCCACAGAGACCTGGTAACATCCTATCATGCAATACACTTcgtaaaatttctgtttttgacCTTATCTATCCAGTTTTGAAGCAGCATGTTTGTAAATATCAGCTTTTATTCTCACAGAAGACTACAAGTAATTTAAGTTGACTCTTTAGGTTCTAAGCAAATATGTAAAGTTGCAGTGTACAGAAAAAGATGATGTGTCTCTCTCTTGAGAAAATAGAATAAAGTCCCTCAAATGTTTATAGAAAGTTGATAGCTAGTTGTGCTGAAATAACTGTGTATATTTGTGCTATTTTTACCACTCCAAAATGCCTTGAGATCATAATTTTTCCTGGTGGCtttttacaaaatgttttcGTTGTCAAAACAACGCTTTCAGGAGCCAAATGCACAGGCAGCTTTTCTTCTGGGCCATAGTGTCATACACCAATGTGCTTGGTGAATCAGTGAACTTGCTAACAGACTCATCAGTCTGTTGCAATTTGTCCGAGAGACTGAAGGTTTTAATGTAAGTCTAATGATTCTCTTTGCAGGCTGCCAGGAACTGCTTGGTGAATGATTTGGGAGTGGTTAAAGTATCTGATTTTGGGATGACAAGGTATGGCTGAGTGTGCAAACATAATTGTAGTGATATTGGAAAATTTACCTagccctttttcttttctgtaagagAATACACAAAAAACAAGGTTACGGGTAATAATGATCTTTTTTGACTTCTCTAAGGAACAttcttatatttatttttccagtgccTTTAAAGATTATTTGCTCTGTAGTGATGTGACTTGTGCCTTCTaaattatggaaaaataaaacagtgtagTTTATTCTTTAGAGAATTAAGTGTCTCTGCTTCTTACgttgagaatcacagaatctcagggATTGGCTCTAAACAGACTCCGTGGTCTGACTGGTCTTTTattagcatttttctgtttaaaaacaaaacaaaaacctcagaAAAGCAACACAATAGTTGTTGAACCATGACCTGCTTGACTTTTGCCACTTTTCTGTGCTACTGCTCTTGCATGTCCCTGGTCTAAGTTTAGACTGACCAGTGAGAAACAgagcaagaaatgaaatattttgcattgtttttcttgtaatatGGGCATTTGTCTTGCAAGTGGCTTAGGCTTGAGAAGACTCCAAGgtaatagaaaaagaaacagtgtcTTGACTGAGACCCTAGTGCGAGTCTGATGTAGCTCATTTTCTCATGTGATACTAAGTCATGGCCTTTAGGTGGCAATACGAGCTGCAAATACTCAGTTCCCGATCTAAATAACGATTTGTAGGCCTGGAGGCCAGCTGAAAGacatgatgttttctttttaggtaTGTCCTTGATGATCAATACACAAGTTCCTCAGGAGCTAAATTTCCTGTGAAGTGGTGCCCACCAGAAGTTTTTAATTACAGTCGATTCAGCAGCAAGTCAGATGTCTGGTCATTCGGTAAGGTGTTTATCACTGaaacaaagcattatttttacattttgtcAATTGTGGTTAAATTCTAGTTATCAGGTAGTATCACACATCTAAGAAGGAGGTCACAGAAATCATTTGCTGGGGTTTTATGCTTGCATTCAGCTCCGCAGAGGTCATTAGAGCTGTTATGTATTAAAACACATGCTACTAGAATAAGGTTTATTCGGTGATGACATGTAAGTGCTTGTTCTGTAATATGGTTctcaaactatttttcttttagtaagCCTGAGTCCAGAGCTcaaaatgaacatttattttaagaaattatttgcttattttctcaatgcttatttaaattttttagGTGTTTTAATGTGGGAAGtgtttacagaaggaaaaatgcccTTCGAAAAAAATTCCAACTATGATGTGGTAACTATGGTTAGCCAAGGACATCGCTTGTACCGCCCCAAACTGGCCTCCAAGCAGGTGTATGAAGTCATGATGATGTGCTGGCAGGAGGTAGGCacgtttttatttttgcctttgagTTGAAAAAAAGGTTAATCCAGCAACAGCAATCAATCTGTATTGCAGCATTCTTCCTGTAACCAGGGCATCAAGGCCTGAGATCCCAGAAGACTTATTTCTAAATGAACGGTGCCCATACGAGGATAATGGCTGTTGGCTGCTAGGACAGAAAGGAACAGGGTGTCTTTTCTGTACAGGTGGTGTGAGAGAGGCATAATAAGGAATTCAAGGATAAGAAGGTTCTCCTTTATCTACTGTAGATAGTGCATAAAAAAATAGGGTGCAGTAGGTGAGATGTAGACCACAGCTGAATGTTTGTAGACAACTTGTAAATTTGCTGCAACAAGCGAGTCAGCTGAGTCAAGTAGAGGGAATTGTTCTGTATAGGGATCAATGTGAGAATGGTTTTAGTTCTGTGACAAATATATACCTTAGCTgagaagaagggagggagggggaaagtGGGGCAGAGCAGTCAAATATAGTTCTGATAcaattgagattaattgaaCACATGCTTTGCACACAGAGTGTgggtgagaaaataaaaaggtacaAGCCTGTTTTCCTGTGATCTAATAGTTGACAGTCTTGGAGCTATATGTCTCTCTCAGGTTTTCAAGTGTACAGCTGTAATGATAACAGCCACTGGagaaatttctgtgaaataaatgaaCTATAAGTTTAGTAATAAGATGAAATAATCACTAAGTCTTAATTGATAATGATTATTATTTCTGCATACAAGCACTGCTTGCAAAACTGTATTAGTCAAAATAGTCCAGAATTGAGGACTTGTTTTGATACTGCCTCACTTGACTAATTATCATGGAAACATGATATTAAAACAGAAGCCATATGAAAAGATTAGTTGTATTTCATTAGTTGCTTCCAGTTTTCAGAGAGCAATCAGAGGAGCTAGGGATGGAAAGAGCTAAATGATTGATTTTCTAGTTTGTCTTTTCTGCATTGGCTGTTGAGGAGAGTCTGCTCTTTTCCTGTAAGAAAGATGACATGCTGTCTGACATTTGTCTTGATTGAgaaggtgctggaacaagtaGTTAGTCACCAAACTGACTGGTGAATATCTAAAGCTTACAAAGCAGTTGGtttatgaaatgaaaagcagattaaaaactACAGTGTCCTGGAGGGCTGCAAAATAACAAACATGTCTATGGTCCCAAAAGGCTTTTCACAGGAGCCAGGAAATTATAGATCATTaagttttgtttgtatttgatAACCTGCTTGAAATCTCCATTAAAATGGACTAATAAATCACATGTGAGATAACTGAATTATTTGTTAACACTCCTTCAATATAGATGTATTTTTAGAATTCATATGAACATCAATTAAttgattaaaaatgtattgatttCATGAGAGGTTATTACCAGTAAAACCTAAGCAAACATTGTGTGAGAGAAGGAATCTTTGCAAATCGCAAATGGGGCACAAATAATGGCAACATGCAGTCAGTCTTTGTCATAAAATATGATTAACTCTAGATATCTCTAGATATTGCTTGAtcaatttattaattatttaagaaGTGTACAAGGCTTCAAAATTCAGCAGGTAATACAAATTAGGTTGATAAGTGGAGGTAAGGTGCAATTTACACTCGCATTCAAAAGATGTTACATTAACTCTGTCATTAAGGTCAGTAAAGGGACTGTCTCAGTGTACTGTTTTggttaaacaaaacaaagagggTATTACAACACATAGGGAATTATATGgacaaaagaataaatgaagaatAATATTGCATAAGTCTACAATGCAGTCTCATTGCATTATATGAAAAATCATATGGAAGTAAAAGATTTTGGAGAATAATGCTCAGAACGCTTAGGAGCATGAACAAGTTGCATAAAGGAAGACTGGAATAATATATTGGGGCTGGGGTGGGGATGGGTatggagagagaaatgaatAAGTGTGGCACTATGCAAAATAATGAATTGCAGGAAAGGTGTAGTCCAGCAGTACATATTATAGtttttcacagcacagaaataaaagtgacACTTTATGAAACTGCAATGCATCCAAAATCTACAcgagaaaatatttttttttttccacatcacaTTTAATAAAGTGGTAAAGTCGTTTCTGCAGAATGATACTAAGACCAAGATTTATCCAAACCAACAAAGCTTTGTTATTTTCTCATCATGGCTGTGCatacttttgtttttagaaaCCGGAGGGACGCCCAACTTTTGAAGACTTGCTCCATATAATCATTGACATTGCAGAGGGTGAAGATGCTTTCTGAGAAAAGGCAATATCAgtacaagcacagaaaagaaaccacTTTCCagagatattttgttttcaaaggttTGGTCCTGGATGCTGCTAGATGCTGCTAAACAGTGTGGGGAGCCCGTAGTATTTAGTTCAATACAAGGACAGTTTCACATGATTTTGGAAAATAAGCATGGTATCTTCAGCAGTAATAACagtctttgtattttctctgaaaattcaGCATTGCTTAGCCAGAAAGTAGTGCTCTTTGTGgaggaagaaagtaaaaatgacCCAAGTCTGGGAGCTTAATTTGCATTTATTGATTTGGGTTCATATACATGTGGTCCGTGTTTCTGAACTTCTCTTTACACAGGTAGCAGTAGTAGTCACGTGcatgcttaaaaaaatgaaggtaTCTATTTACTGACATACAAATGTTTCTAGGGATTCTCCAGAAACACTATTCATGGATGTTTCATGACATACCAGGAATGCAAATTTGCCCCTTTCATTTGCACGCAGTAAGTTGTTAACAGCACAGTCTTCAGTTTGTTGTAACACTCAAAAGTGTTGCTTCAGGACTGAGCCATGATGTGCCCTGAGCTATTCTAGGCTGTATGGTGAACCAGAGACCTTCCAAAGACATTACTCGTGACGAATCAGTCCAAGATTCAGCTGGCTGTCAACATACCGTAGTACCTTGTTTTAGAttaattgtaaaataatttatatgcTGTAGGTattgtaaatatataaatttcatgcatttatttatataaactgTTTTCCCCTtgacattttcaaatgcaaGCTTGTCCTACCTTGACTTACATACAACTCTCAATGCATGGGGTTgtaaatgagagaaaatgcaCTCAAATGTAGTTAGGGAGGACTTATTTTTCTGACTGTCATGTGTATGTGCATTGATTTAATCTTTCTATTCTTAACAGACAACACTGTACTACAtctgtatataaataaattgaGTGTTAACTATTATTTGAAACAACATGTAAAGAGTTGCCACTGATTTACTGTCAAGACAGTGCGTCGTAAGCCAAACTCATTGTTCATGTAAATATGGCATTGTGATTGTCCATGTATATACATGCCTGTGTGTACACATGCTTTCTAttaaatgcatatatttttaatatgaatatatatttaattggATTTGTCTGTGCTTAGTGCAGAAATGGTTGAACTCCTTAATACCTGCATACTCTTTCCCCTGCACTTGAGGCTGACATCTCCTCAGCCTTGCTGAAGTTTGTTTCAATTCACCTAACTTTGAACCAAAGCGTCTGAAGAGTATTTGCACTCCAAATTTTCTGTACCAACCTTTTGATTAATTCCATTACatgtatgctttattttttttcttctaccacTACCTATGCCCTTGTGTAATGTGTGTAATGCAGAATAGATTGCCAGTTTGCTTCTCAAAAAACTAGTTTCCATGCAGAGAAGAACATAGCAAAGTTATTTTGAATGAAGTTATTAAAGGTAAGTATAGTTACCTTGACACATTCcatcatttctgcatttcatcatTTCTGTCTTGGAGGGGCTTAGTTTCCTCTCACTGCTTTGTCTAAGCCTTTGTATTTTGAATGAGGGGGAAGTATgaacaaatgctttcttttccttgtgatATTGCATCAGAAACTTACAGGGTGTCAGAAAGgattgaaattattattattattttttttttaaatagtcaAGTCTCACAGCTATGGGAATGAGTTTGCTGAAGTGTTGAGTCGAAACCACTACCAATTTAATACCAACAGCAAATATTGTTAAAGGGAAAATTCTTGCATTTTCTACCTGGAACA
The Lagopus muta isolate bLagMut1 chromosome 4, bLagMut1 primary, whole genome shotgun sequence genome window above contains:
- the TEC gene encoding tyrosine-protein kinase Tec produces the protein MNMTAILQEILIKRSQQKKRTSPLNYKERLFVLTNSMLTYYEGRAEKKYRKGSVDISRIKCVEVVQNDGIIPCQNKYPFQVVYDANTLYIFAPSAQSRDQWVRNLKEGIKNNSNIMIKYHPKFWTEGIYQCCRQTEKLAPGCEKYNLFENSVVTLPLPMPEKSMRRPPPPVPPAEENDNEEEEIVVAMYDFQPTERHDLRLDKGEEYTVIEKNDIHWWKARDKHGHEGYIPSNYVTGKKSNNLDQYEWYSRNLNRSKAEQLLRNEDKEGGFVVRDSSQPGLYTVSLYTKFGGEGSSGIRHYHIKETVTSPKQYYLAEKHLFNSIPEIIEYHRHNAAGLVTRLRYPVTPKKTTAPTTAGFSYEKWEINPSELTFMRELGSGLFGVVRLGKWRAQYKVAIKAIREGAMYEEDFIEEAKVMMKLTHPKLVQLYGVCTQQRPIYIVTEFMEHGCLLNFLRQKRGVLSKDVLLTMCQDVCEGMEYLERNSFIHRDLAARNCLVNDLGVVKVSDFGMTRYVLDDQYTSSSGAKFPVKWCPPEVFNYSRFSSKSDVWSFGVLMWEVFTEGKMPFEKNSNYDVVTMVSQGHRLYRPKLASKQVYEVMMMCWQEKPEGRPTFEDLLHIIIDIAEGEDAF